Proteins encoded in a region of the Streptomyces sp. NBC_00258 genome:
- a CDS encoding ATP-binding protein, translated as MISQPSRHCTVELQALPSRIGQVRRIVSAQLRYWHLDPLIDRAALGVTELLTNVHRHAVPDKLCTVEIELLLDRLTVSVHDNDPRLPEVRDADSSATCGRGLAMVAAFSESWGVRPDGESGKVVWFTLPAASTTAGLPACPPYGAAAESPARSFAEVEHAAGTLRTGHAPARSAVAG; from the coding sequence GTGATCAGCCAGCCAAGCAGGCATTGCACGGTAGAGCTCCAAGCCCTGCCGTCGCGGATCGGCCAGGTCCGCAGAATCGTATCTGCGCAATTGCGCTACTGGCATCTGGATCCGTTGATAGACCGGGCCGCGCTCGGTGTGACAGAGCTGTTGACCAACGTCCACCGGCACGCAGTGCCCGACAAGCTGTGCACCGTGGAGATCGAGCTGCTGCTCGACCGGCTCACGGTCTCGGTGCACGACAACGACCCGCGCCTTCCCGAGGTGCGGGACGCCGACTCCTCCGCGACCTGCGGACGTGGTCTCGCGATGGTCGCCGCATTCAGCGAGAGCTGGGGTGTGCGGCCGGACGGCGAGTCGGGCAAGGTCGTGTGGTTCACCCTTCCGGCCGCCTCCACCACGGCGGGTCTGCCGGCCTGCCCACCGTACGGCGCGGCCGCCGAGTCGCCCGCCCGCAGTTTCGCGGAGGTGGAGCACGCCGCTGGCACGCTCAGGACCGGACACGCTCCCGCCCGGTCGGCCGTTGCCGGCTGA